A genomic window from Candidatus Kouleothrix ribensis includes:
- a CDS encoding alcohol dehydrogenase catalytic domain-containing protein, giving the protein MKALVWEAPREMHMRTQAAPAPAAGEVLLKVAYAGICGSELSGYLGHNALRVPPLVMGHEFAGEIVALGASTAQPAPLQIGQRVTANPMWFCGTCRFCMRGQTQLCANRQLIGAHRPGAYAELVCVPAKLIVPLPDQLTLRSAALAEPLAVAVHIGELAGPLAGAPALILGAGPIGLLTLQVLRTQAAGPVFVADLDQARLEMAAALGGIPLDPRTTDVAQSVRAATTGFGVPVSIDAVGTAATRSTCVAATCSGGTLLLSGLHEETSTMPAAEIIRREVLVRGSFCYTQANFATAVGLLAAGTISLDPWIIEAPLEQGGAWFSRLIDAPGAVAKVLLIP; this is encoded by the coding sequence ATGAAAGCGCTTGTATGGGAAGCCCCGCGCGAGATGCATATGCGCACGCAAGCCGCCCCGGCGCCAGCGGCGGGCGAGGTGCTGCTGAAGGTGGCCTACGCCGGCATCTGCGGCTCGGAGCTGAGCGGCTACCTTGGGCATAACGCGCTGCGTGTGCCGCCGCTGGTCATGGGCCACGAGTTTGCCGGCGAGATTGTGGCCCTGGGCGCGAGCACGGCCCAACCGGCACCCCTGCAGATCGGCCAGCGCGTCACTGCTAACCCAATGTGGTTCTGCGGCACATGCCGGTTCTGCATGCGCGGGCAGACCCAGCTGTGCGCGAATCGCCAGCTGATCGGCGCACACCGGCCCGGCGCCTATGCCGAGCTGGTGTGCGTGCCGGCCAAGCTGATCGTGCCGCTGCCCGACCAGCTGACGCTGCGCAGCGCGGCGCTGGCCGAGCCGCTGGCGGTAGCGGTGCATATCGGCGAACTGGCCGGGCCTCTCGCTGGCGCGCCAGCGCTGATCCTGGGCGCCGGGCCAATCGGGCTGCTGACACTCCAGGTGCTGCGCACCCAGGCGGCCGGGCCGGTGTTCGTGGCTGATCTCGACCAGGCGCGGCTCGAGATGGCCGCCGCGTTGGGCGGCATCCCGCTCGACCCACGCACCACCGACGTGGCGCAGTCGGTACGCGCGGCCACCACTGGCTTTGGCGTGCCTGTATCGATCGACGCGGTTGGCACGGCTGCAACCCGCTCCACCTGCGTCGCAGCCACCTGCTCGGGCGGCACGCTACTGCTCAGCGGCCTGCACGAAGAGACCAGCACCATGCCGGCGGCCGAGATCATCCGGCGCGAGGTGCTCGTGCGCGGCAGCTTCTGCTACACTCAGGCCAACTTTGCCACGGCCGTCGGCTTGCTGGCGGCCGGTACGATCTCGCTCGACCCCTGGATCATCGAGGCGCCGCTCGAGCAGGGCGGCGCGTGGTTCAGCCGGCTGATCGACGCGCCCGGCGCGGTAGCCAAGGTGCTGCTGATCCCGTAG
- a CDS encoding RNA polymerase sigma factor, protein MDGRSVEVLVRQCQLAHPPHTYAFELLVTQYQPRVFALALHLLGNYHDAEDQTQEVFLKVFRNIRGLEHPATFPAWLRTITVNTCRDAISRQHRRSDISLTWGNEGAETQPALCIPLMSTPEERTLSNELRGHITATLADLRDSCREILVMRMVEGCSYAEIAANLGIGLSAAKMRVHRARRIFGHQLAQTYPESIVPRYSSAKGDSYQ, encoded by the coding sequence ATGGACGGCCGTTCAGTCGAGGTGCTGGTACGGCAATGTCAGCTCGCACACCCACCGCATACGTACGCCTTTGAGCTGCTGGTCACCCAGTATCAGCCGCGCGTGTTCGCGCTTGCGTTGCATCTGTTGGGCAACTACCACGATGCCGAAGATCAGACCCAGGAAGTGTTTCTCAAGGTTTTTCGCAATATTCGGGGCCTCGAGCACCCGGCGACGTTTCCGGCATGGCTGCGCACGATCACCGTGAACACCTGCCGTGATGCGATCAGCCGCCAGCATCGGCGCAGCGACATCTCGTTAACCTGGGGCAACGAGGGCGCCGAGACCCAGCCGGCATTGTGCATACCGCTGATGAGCACGCCCGAAGAGCGCACGCTGAGCAACGAGCTGCGCGGGCACATCACCGCCACCCTGGCCGACTTGCGCGATAGTTGCCGCGAGATCCTGGTGATGCGCATGGTCGAGGGGTGCTCGTACGCCGAGATTGCCGCTAACCTCGGCATTGGCCTGAGCGCGGCCAAGATGCGCGTACACCGTGCGCGCCGGATCTTCGGGCACCAGCTCGCACAGACCTACCCCGAAAGCATTGTGCCACGCTACAGCAGCGCGAAAGGCGATTCATACCAATGA
- a CDS encoding Ig-like domain repeat protein: MRSPSHIIRSTAMRAARALVPLSLLTLLAQVLHPIATPAAAQVIATIAPETRLSANDAAAFDWFGSAVALSGDTLAVGAPFDDDPIVGLATGSVYIYSRAGAVWSLELKLTAGDARAGDQFGASVALISDTLVVGAPYVDTRAAIDAGAAYVFERSGGMWSQLPRLAAADGQNNDRFGSAVALAPGTIAVGARQADAGPIADAGAVYVFERDARGWSQHTRLVAASPTANAGFGVAVALSSDTLAVGAPYTDDPVVGADAGAATLFTRAAGGWGQPVAIVPGEAGAGDQFGAAVALSGDTLAAGAPLRDTATGGSNAGAVYVFAHGADGWQQQTRLGAGDGAKGDQFGAALGLSGDALAVGAPLHNGAAGVAAGAAYLFGRSGSTWQPFDALAAGDAGAGDQFGAAVALSGDTLALGAPYANDVAVGNDTGAAYLARLSLSTIALVSSQNPSIEAERVTFTATVAPAPPASSRPTGTVTFYSGPLPIGLATLDTRGQATLTLDSLAAGSNAIRASYGGDASLLPSNSAVLTQVVNPVVQFAAPAYSTAELSGTATISVTIGAPVPFPVSVDYATADDSALAGRDYAEAHGTLIFAPGQTVVSFTVAIRDDLYWEQDEVLRLTLSNISGVPLGPRSSVLLTIDDDERGKPVLTYLPRTHTPLLADLAITAVRLSPARTSFSAGEPVTITVELENRGIGYAPPFWVDLYLNPKTAPTRANQPWYGQCTLYPCYGIAWGVAPGLYPGQRLTLSSSLGSYAAAYTRWPGFFTAGTTDLYVYADSWNPTGASGAVEESDEANNRAELHGLSVGQPAGAPDPAAPAPATPAPAAQYTLPTREMR; encoded by the coding sequence ATGCGCTCGCCATCGCACATCATTCGAAGCACAGCCATGCGGGCGGCCCGCGCGCTGGTGCCACTGTCCCTGCTGACGCTGCTGGCTCAGGTGCTGCACCCGATCGCAACACCGGCGGCTGCGCAGGTAATTGCTACCATCGCGCCCGAGACCAGGCTGAGCGCCAACGACGCAGCGGCGTTCGATTGGTTTGGCTCGGCGGTGGCGCTGAGCGGCGACACGCTGGCGGTTGGTGCGCCGTTCGACGACGACCCGATCGTGGGCTTGGCGACCGGCTCAGTCTATATCTACAGCCGCGCCGGCGCAGTCTGGTCGCTCGAACTCAAGCTGACTGCCGGTGATGCGCGGGCCGGCGACCAGTTTGGCGCAAGCGTTGCGCTGATCAGCGATACGCTGGTGGTGGGCGCACCCTACGTCGACACGCGCGCGGCTATCGATGCGGGGGCGGCGTATGTGTTCGAGCGCAGCGGTGGTATGTGGAGCCAGCTGCCGCGCCTGGCCGCCGCCGATGGCCAGAACAACGATCGCTTCGGCTCGGCGGTTGCGCTGGCGCCTGGCACAATCGCGGTGGGTGCGCGCCAGGCCGATGCCGGCCCGATCGCCGACGCGGGGGCGGTGTATGTATTCGAGCGCGATGCCAGAGGCTGGAGCCAGCACACGCGCCTGGTGGCCGCGTCGCCGACGGCCAACGCCGGGTTTGGCGTAGCTGTGGCGCTCAGCAGCGATACGCTCGCTGTCGGCGCACCCTATACCGACGACCCGGTCGTCGGGGCGGATGCCGGTGCGGCAACACTGTTTACGCGTGCGGCGGGCGGCTGGGGCCAGCCGGTGGCGATTGTACCCGGTGAGGCCGGGGCCGGCGATCAGTTCGGCGCGGCGGTGGCGCTGAGCGGCGATACGCTGGCGGCTGGCGCGCCGTTGCGCGATACCGCTACGGGTGGCAGCAACGCCGGCGCGGTGTATGTGTTCGCCCATGGCGCGGATGGATGGCAGCAGCAGACGCGCCTGGGTGCCGGCGACGGTGCGAAAGGCGACCAGTTCGGCGCGGCGCTCGGCCTATCGGGCGACGCGCTGGCGGTTGGCGCGCCACTGCACAATGGTGCGGCCGGCGTGGCAGCTGGCGCGGCCTACCTGTTTGGCCGCAGCGGCAGCACCTGGCAGCCGTTCGACGCACTGGCAGCCGGCGACGCCGGGGCCGGCGACCAGTTTGGGGCGGCGGTGGCGCTGAGCGGCGACACGCTGGCGCTCGGCGCACCCTATGCCAACGACGTGGCCGTGGGCAACGACACCGGCGCGGCCTACCTGGCGCGCCTGTCGCTCAGCACAATCGCACTCGTGTCGTCGCAGAATCCCTCGATCGAGGCCGAGCGCGTCACATTCACTGCCACCGTCGCACCCGCGCCACCGGCCAGCAGCCGGCCAACCGGCACGGTCACCTTCTACAGCGGGCCGCTGCCGATCGGCCTTGCCACGCTCGATACACGCGGCCAGGCCACACTCACGCTCGACTCGCTCGCGGCCGGCAGCAATGCGATCAGGGCATCGTACGGCGGCGACGCGAGCCTGCTGCCGAGCAACTCGGCAGTGCTGACCCAGGTGGTCAACCCGGTGGTGCAGTTCGCTGCGCCGGCCTACAGCACGGCCGAGCTGTCGGGCACCGCCACAATCAGCGTCACGATCGGTGCGCCAGTCCCGTTCCCGGTGAGTGTCGACTACGCCACCGCCGACGATAGCGCGCTTGCGGGCCGCGATTATGCCGAAGCCCATGGCACGCTGATATTTGCGCCCGGCCAGACCGTGGTAAGCTTCACGGTCGCGATCCGCGATGACCTGTATTGGGAGCAAGACGAAGTGCTGCGGCTGACGCTGAGCAACATCAGCGGGGTGCCGCTAGGGCCGCGCAGCAGTGTGTTGCTGACGATCGACGACGACGAGCGCGGCAAGCCGGTACTCACCTACCTGCCGCGCACCCACACGCCGCTGCTGGCCGACCTGGCGATCACGGCGGTGCGGCTCAGCCCGGCGCGCACGAGCTTCAGCGCGGGTGAGCCAGTGACGATTACGGTCGAGCTCGAGAACCGCGGCATCGGCTATGCGCCGCCGTTCTGGGTCGATCTATACCTGAACCCGAAGACGGCGCCGACCCGCGCCAACCAGCCATGGTATGGGCAGTGTACGCTCTACCCCTGCTACGGCATCGCCTGGGGCGTGGCGCCGGGGCTGTACCCCGGCCAGCGGCTGACGCTTAGCTCGAGCCTGGGCAGCTACGCAGCGGCGTACACACGCTGGCCCGGCTTCTTCACCGCCGGCACAACCGACCTGTATGTGTATGCCGACAGCTGGAATCCAACCGGGGCAAGCGGGGCGGTTGAGGAGAGCGACGAGGCCAACAATCGTGCTGAGCTGCATGGGCTGAGCGTGGGCCAGCCGGCTGGCGCGCCTGATCCGGCCGCGCCCGCGCCGGCCACGCCAGCGCCGGCCGCGCAGTATACGCTGCCAACTCGCGAGATGCGCTAG
- a CDS encoding galactose mutarotase: protein MSIERAAFGSAGGTAIDRYTLTNAHGLAAEIMTYGGTLLALRTPDRSGRLGDIVLGFDTLDGYLGAHPYFGALIGRYGNRIAGGRFVLDGATYTLAQNDGPNNLHGGPHGFDRVAWHAEPHTHGAEPSLALQHTSRDGDQGFPGTLSATVVYTLTDANELRIDYHATTDQPTVVNLTNHAYFNLAGAGDILGHTLELAAARFVPINPNLIPTGALQPVRGTPMDFRTPTPIGARIGADDAQLHAAGGYDHTWVLDAGGLAFAARVAEPGSGRVLEVYTTQPGVQFYSGNFLDGTLVGKRAQRYARHAGLCLETQHFPDSPNQPAFPSTQLRPGQIYRETTLLRFGVA, encoded by the coding sequence ATGAGCATAGAGCGAGCGGCCTTCGGCAGCGCCGGCGGCACTGCGATCGACCGGTATACGCTGACCAATGCGCACGGCCTGGCGGCCGAGATCATGACCTATGGCGGCACCCTGCTGGCATTGCGCACGCCCGATCGAAGCGGGCGGCTCGGCGATATTGTGCTCGGCTTCGACACACTCGACGGCTACCTGGGCGCGCACCCATACTTCGGCGCGCTGATCGGGCGCTATGGCAACCGCATCGCGGGCGGGCGCTTCGTGCTGGACGGCGCGACATATACACTGGCCCAGAATGACGGGCCGAACAACCTGCATGGTGGCCCGCACGGCTTCGATCGCGTGGCCTGGCACGCCGAGCCGCACACGCATGGCGCCGAGCCGAGCCTGGCGCTGCAGCACACCAGCCGCGATGGCGACCAGGGCTTCCCCGGCACGCTTTCGGCCACCGTCGTGTACACCCTGACCGATGCAAACGAGCTGCGGATCGACTATCACGCCACCACCGACCAGCCCACGGTCGTCAACCTGACCAACCACGCCTACTTCAACCTGGCCGGCGCGGGCGACATACTTGGCCACACGCTCGAGCTGGCAGCCGCGCGGTTCGTGCCGATTAACCCCAACCTCATCCCAACCGGCGCGCTGCAGCCGGTGCGCGGCACACCCATGGATTTTCGCACGCCCACGCCGATCGGCGCGCGGATTGGTGCAGACGACGCGCAGCTACATGCGGCCGGTGGCTACGACCACACCTGGGTGCTGGATGCCGGCGGGCTGGCCTTCGCCGCGCGCGTGGCCGAGCCAGGCAGCGGGCGGGTGCTCGAGGTATACACGACCCAGCCGGGCGTGCAGTTCTACTCGGGCAACTTCCTCGATGGCACGCTGGTGGGCAAACGTGCGCAGCGCTATGCCCGGCACGCCGGGCTGTGCCTCGAGACCCAGCACTTCCCCGACTCGCCCAACCAGCCGGCATTCCCCAGCACGCAGCTGCGCCCTGGCCAGATCTACCGCGAAACGACGCTGTTGCGCTTTGGGGTGGCGTAG